The Dysidea avara chromosome 13, odDysAvar1.4, whole genome shotgun sequence genome includes a region encoding these proteins:
- the LOC136243640 gene encoding uncharacterized protein, producing MDQNDGKGVNDTSLDFTVRHGIDLNECLEDSPDLREHLENHEKEISELETSLERMVQLCSSMVSAGHKYNQSSREFGMHLKEMGAHFSNNERVVEIFKTTSDLFSGLSSYYSVLFDQVQRSVQNAVKNFLVCEIGKLRESKRNFDRTSEDFNSALHKNAQSPKSKPAEAEEASKALQAATVAFSVVAMDHAYQINCLQSKKGYEVLEKMVSMARALLKFFTDGNDTLKKFEPTIEQMGTEIDVMKKEAVIEGKKMERRGSLVKKVRVSADSSGAISSPPLSTSSSEGELQESVALRGFLFKRNSSKFKMWNRRYFIMKDNQLQYLKKGPTKEMHTIAEDLRLCVVKNMEDIERRFCFEIVAPTKSFLLQADSDVIRKKWMAAIQASIASAFRQSMSASTAIEDGEAVKGSPLSTTTTDPARVTRRLMRVAGNDKCADCGSTNPTWASINIGVLLCIECSGIHRSLGVHISKVRSVTLDAWEPEVLRVMTKLGNTIANGILEYVVPTGMVKPVANSSRTEKEQWIKAKYIQHKFVHPHDSVLEASTTPIDIPVTPELQHKQMHYQSLTGINKPANSTEDFLADDSAPESEYDSKSLRRKKRQFKIRRWAMDKIVKRAANSVKEGIGIIGRESPSVAADDELSIGESQQDLAARTLSLKERKSTFSAGELPPPKPPRSRKTKSVLLEKSVMEPLLSGEDPMAGDWYKGGSLFEKEDFCDSILEVIKNIGYTCESPGSSMLQSDSEAPATLDGADQDDSGSKQNEEVIANNNFLEESMEVTSPAKKQSGHDSTDGPSGGHIYEEIPEEFQRYSAEDDTGKTSTNLYEEVVTSLNARAMKETSVSTSDVSLEFFSAHSSPVSSFDVRSSPMIPENSEPIYTQVRKPAKKLNSIAWNSEESFSGLVNCSGVLQESPPSNKSPAVVTDATTVTDMANSKENSPGNISQEQNSPSIDVTSESVAAGPVSDTTQEQDSTSLATTGIDNTVTLKRIDSLEPPPTSSALAEATSGETCNTPASEHELYMVVETVSITTPPIEQDNVTEGDTTAVINDASSDTTTDLTTDNGLIKVTNGSAVSPVMAKLLLPVVDNADPFTSEDELDDHRPCNILEPIIIPLTKTAHEFLYSSAKSGNIPGMLCALAHGANVNFMNSEEELKCPLIASILAESLESTEFLLQNGAKLHLRDSRGRGCLHHAADIGAVGHVCLLLKRGTVAHLHSLDEMGKDALDIAVEKCNADIVTLLRLAKLNDDSETVDERQNKTLQDTVNLVYRDIKGNANDSIDSPSSSMPPFDVTTSTAQQ from the exons ATGGATCAAAATGACGGCAAAGGCGTCAATGACACGTCGCTAGATTTTACAGTGCGGCATGGCATCGACTTGAACGAATGCTTGGAGGATTCTCCAGACTTAAG GGAGCATCTGGAGAACCATGAAAAAGAGATTAGCGAACTGGAAACGAGTTTGGAACGG ATGGTGCAGCTGTGTAGTAGTATGGTCAGTGCAGGCCACAAGTACAATCAGTCATCACG GGAATTTGGGATGCATCTCAAAGAGATGGGGGCACATTTTTCCAACAATGAGAGAGTTGTG GAAATATTCAAGACCACGTCAGACCTGTTTAGCGGGCTAAGCTCGTATTATAGT GTGCTGTTTGACCAGGTACAAAGGAGTGTGCAGAATGCTGTGAAGAACTTCCTAGTTTG TGAGATTGGCAAACTGAGGGAAAGCAAGCGCAACTTTGACCGGACATCGGAGGACTTCAACTCAGCTCTACACAAGAATGCTCAGTCTCCAAAATCTAAACCTGCTGAGGCAGAGGAG GCTAGCAAAGCACTACAAGCGGCCACAGTTGCTTTCAGTGTTGTTGCCATGGACCACGCCTACCAA ATTAACTGCCTTCAGTCCAAAAAAGGATATGAAGTACTTGAGAAG ATGGTTTCCATGGCAAGAGCACTGCTGAAGTTCTTCACTGACGGAAATGACACTCTGAAAAAATTTGAGCCAACCATTGAACAGATGGGAACTGAG ATTGATGTCATGAAGAAAGAGGCTGTTATTGAGGGAAAGAAGATGGAGAGACGTGGTAGTTTAGTCAAGAAGGTGCGTGTGTCTGCAGACAGCAGCGGTGCTATATCCTCCCCACCGTTGTCCACGTCATCATCAGAAGGAGAACTACAAGA GAGTGTGGCATTGAGGGGATTCCTGTTCAAGAGGAACAGCAGCAAGTTCAAGATGTGGAACAGACGTTACTTCATTATGAAAGACAACCAACTGCAGTACTTGAAGAAAGGACCCACTAAA GAGATGCACACAATTGCCGAAGACTTACGTTTGTGTGTTGTCAAGAACATGGAAGACATTGAAAGAAGATTTTGCTTTGAAATTGTTGCCCCAACAAA GTCATTCCTACTACAAGCTGACTCTGATGTGATCAGGAAGAAGTGGATGGCGGCTATACAG GCCTCTATTGCTAGTGCCTTCAGGCAGAGTATGTCTGCCAGTACG GCTATAGAAGATGGTGAAGCTGTGAAGGGTAGTCCACTTTCCACAACAACAACAGATCCAGCACG GGTCACTCGTCGTCTCATGAGAGTGGCCGGTAATGATAAGTGTGCTGACTGTGGATCAACTA ATCCAACATGGGCTAGTATCAACATTGGAGTTCTGCTATGTATTGAGTGTTCTGGGATACATCGTAGTCTTGGTGTGCACATCTCCAAGGTGCGCTCTGTGACACTGGATGCTTGGGAGCCAGAGGTGCTTCGAGTGATGACAAAGCTTGGTAACACCATTGCCAATGGCATCCTGGAGTACGTAGTTCCTACAGGAATGGTGAAACCTGTGGCAAACAGTTCTag AACCGAAAAGGAGCAGTGGATCAAGGCTAAATACATACAGCACAAATTTGTTCACCCACATGATTCAGTTCTAGAAGCAAGCACAACTCCCATCGATATTCCTGTCACTCCTGAACTACAACATAAACAGATGCATTACCAATCATTGACCGGAATCAACAAACCCGCCAACAGCACAGAGGATTTTTTAGCAGACGACAGTGCACCCGAGTCAGAGTACGACTCTAAGTCGCTGAGACGGAAGAAAAGGCAGTTCAAGATACGACGTTGGGCAATGGATAAGATTGTGAAACGTGCTGCCAACAGTGTCAAGGAAGGTATAGGCATTATTGGTAGAGAGTCACCGTCAGTTGCTGCTGATGACGAGCTTAGTATTGGTGAAAGCCAACAAGATTTAGCTGCCAGAACTCTTAGCTTAAAGGAAAGGAAATCCACCTTTAGTGCAGGCGAGCTGCCACCACCAAAACCGCCTCGTTCACGTAAAACCAAAAGTGTTTTGTTAGAGAAATCTGTGATGGAGCCATTATTGTCTGGTGAAGATCCCATGGCTGGGGACTGGTACAAGGGAGGCAGTTTATTTGAAAAAGAAGATTTCTGTGACAGTATCTTGGAGGTGATTAAGAACATTGGGTACACGTGTGAGAGTCCTGGTAGCAGTATGCTTCAGAGTGACAGTGAAGCACCTGCAACACTTGATGGTGCTGATCAGGATGATTCTGGTAGCAAACAAAATGAAGAAGTGATTGCTAATAATAACTTTTTAGAGGAATCAATGGAGGTGACGTCACCAGCTAAAAAACAATCTGGACATGATTCTACTGATGGTCCATCTGGTGGACATATCTATGAAGAGATACCAGAGGAGTTTCAACGTTACAGTGCTGAAGATGACACCGGTAAAACTTCTACCAACTTGTATGAGGAGGTAGTGACTTCATTAAATGCTAGAGCGATGAAGGAGACATCTGTGTCAACCAGTGATGTCAGCTTGGAGTTCTTCAGTGCTCACTCATCTCCAGTAAGCAGCTTTGACGTTCGCAGCTCGCCAATGATACCAGAAAACTCTGAACCAATTTATACTCAGGTCAGGAAACCTGCCAAGAAACTCAACAGTATAGCTTGGAACTCGGAGGAGTCTTTCAGTGGTTTGGTTAATTGCTCAGGTGTCCTTCAAGAAAGTCCGCCATCTAATAAATCTCCTGCTGTAGTCACTGATGCCACCACTGTTACTGACATGGCAAATTCAAAGGAAAACTCACCCGGGAATATAAGCCAAGAGCAAAACTCACCCAGCATTGATGTAACAAGCGAGTCAGTAGCTGCTGGTCCTGTTAGTGACACAACACAAGAGCAGGACTCAACTTCACTAGCAACTACTGGCATTGACAACACTGTCACCTTGAAACGAATAGACTCATTGGAGCCACCACCAACTAGTAGTGCATTAGCAGAGGCCACCAGTGGAGAGACATGTAATACTCCAGCATCAGAACATGAACTATACATGGTAGTTGAGACAGTCTCTATCACAACACCACCTATTGAACAGGACAATGTCACTGAAGGTGACACTACTGCAGTGATAAATGATGCAAGCAGTGACACAACTACAGACCTGACAACAGACAATGGTTTGATTAAGGTCACCAATGGCAGTGCTGTCAGCCCTGTGATGGCAAAGCTATTGCTACCAGTGGTAGACAATGCAGACCCTTTTACTAGTGAGGATGAACTAGACGACCACCGACCATGTAATATTCTGGAGCCCATCATTATTCCCCTAACTAAGACAGCACATGAG TTTCTCTACTCGAGTGCTAAGAGTGGAAACATTCCTG GAATGCTGTGCGCCCTTGCTCACGGTGCTAACGTCAACTTCATGAATTCTGAGGAGGAGCTGAAGTGTCCTCTCATTGCATCCATACTAGCT GAAAGTCTGGAATCAACAGAGTTTTTGTTACAAAATGGTGCCAAGCTACACCTCCGTGACTCAAGGGGGCGGGGCTGCCTGCACCATGCAGCTGACATTGGAGCAGTTGG CCACGTGTGTCTTCTACTCAAGAGAGGAACAGTAGCTCACCTCCATTCCCTAGATGAGATGGGAAAG GATGCACTGGACATAGCAGTGGAAAAGTGTAATGCTGACATTGTGACATTATTGAGGCTTGCCAAACTGAACGACGATAGTGAAACAGTGGACGAGAGACAAAACAAAACAT TACAAGATACAGTCAACCTGGTATACAGGGACATCAAGGGTAATGCTAATGATTCAATAGACAGTCCTTCATCATCAATGCCGCCTTTTGATGTGACTACCTCGACTGCCCAACAATAA